In the genome of Bremerella sp. JC817, one region contains:
- a CDS encoding PTS sugar transporter subunit IIA, producing the protein MKFADFISVKAIKPELASKDKEAVIRELAGSLVASGDIMEDSAESIIKAILKREELGSTGIGRGIAVPHTKHPSVEKLVGTVGVSTEGVDFNSLDGESVHLFFLLVSPPDRPGDHLRALENISRQLRDDMFCKFLKQSKSVEDIKTLLDEADNNQFGS; encoded by the coding sequence ATGAAGTTTGCCGATTTTATCAGTGTGAAGGCAATCAAGCCGGAACTGGCGTCGAAGGATAAGGAAGCCGTTATCCGCGAATTGGCCGGCAGTCTCGTTGCCTCAGGCGATATCATGGAAGATAGCGCCGAAAGCATCATCAAGGCGATCCTCAAGCGAGAAGAGCTAGGTAGCACCGGCATCGGCCGTGGCATCGCTGTTCCGCATACCAAGCATCCAAGCGTCGAAAAGCTGGTTGGCACCGTCGGTGTGAGCACCGAAGGGGTCGATTTCAACAGCCTCGATGGTGAATCCGTTCACCTGTTCTTCCTGCTGGTTTCCCCTCCGGATCGCCCTGGCGATCACCTGCGAGCGTTGGAAAACATCTCGCGTCAGTTGCGCGACGACATGTTCTGCAAGTTCCTCAAGCAGTCGAAGTCGGTCGAAGACATCAAGACGTTGCTGGACGAAGCGGACAACAACCAGTTCGGCAGCTAA
- the raiA gene encoding ribosome-associated translation inhibitor RaiA has translation MQVNISTRHGHLSPASQETITEKVSKLNRLFERITGVEVTIDLEHTEKPEVELRVTAEKTEDFVATDSAESLLAALDSTIHKMEQQLRKHKEKLKAHRGKGQQPAPDAETNFEG, from the coding sequence GTGCAAGTCAACATTTCAACGCGCCATGGTCATTTGAGCCCCGCTTCGCAAGAGACGATCACCGAGAAAGTTTCGAAGCTGAATCGTTTGTTCGAACGGATCACTGGGGTGGAAGTTACGATCGACCTGGAACACACCGAAAAGCCAGAAGTCGAATTGCGCGTTACGGCCGAGAAGACCGAGGACTTCGTCGCGACCGATTCGGCGGAAAGCTTGCTCGCAGCACTCGACAGCACGATTCACAAGATGGAACAACAGCTGCGTAAGCATAAAGAGAAGCTGAAGGCTCACCGCGGTAAGGGGCAGCAGCCTGCTCCCGACGCGGAAACGAACTTCGAGGGATAA
- a CDS encoding HPr family phosphocarrier protein, whose amino-acid sequence MGEESIIRKVVVPNRQGLHARPANMFVKVALQYQSQVEIARDGLTVSGKSILDVMTLAAEQGTELTIIVTGPDAETAANALVEVVRRFVEEDEEEGE is encoded by the coding sequence ATGGGCGAGGAATCCATCATTCGAAAAGTCGTCGTGCCGAATCGGCAGGGACTACACGCACGTCCGGCGAACATGTTCGTCAAGGTCGCGCTACAGTATCAGTCCCAGGTCGAGATCGCTCGCGATGGCCTGACGGTCAGCGGTAAAAGCATCCTGGATGTGATGACGCTGGCCGCCGAGCAAGGTACCGAGTTAACGATCATCGTGACCGGTCCGGATGCCGAAACCGCCGCAAATGCTCTGGTCGAAGTTGTCCGTCGCTTCGTCGAAGAGGATGAAGAAGAGGGCGAGTAG
- the ptsP gene encoding phosphoenolpyruvate--protein phosphotransferase, protein MRVLQGIAVSPGVAIAKAMVVDDQQPRVTRRFISRANVDAELKRLSGAMDLVAEQIQASQDEVAVELGDQYGAIFSAHLQMVRDEKLNESLIDSIRYRHYTAEYAVSQSFARYIQFFERVPNPFLRERAGDFRDIEQRLLNVLFGADAKKKLAAKQPSIVLANDLTPSEMANLDRVNIRGIVTEVGGPGSHSAIVAEALELPAVVGVGANLRDIQTDTMLIIDGHQGRVIVSPDEETIARYEKEVEQQRQTKIRLRGLRDLPAITTDGETITLMANIEFPHEADACIERGASGVGLYRTEFLYLGQDCEPTEEDHYQVYAKVIRDMQGSPIVIRTLDLGADKIFGEDHPPEQNPFLGLRSIRLSLRNTDQFRRQLRAILRASVLGDVSVMFPLVSTLHELRQAKMLLSDLMEDLEEQSIAFNRDLKVGIMVEVPSSVVMLDRFAREIDFISIGTNDLVQYTLAVDRNNPDVAALYNSCDPAVLRLIQMAVDSAQKAKIDVTLCGQMGGNPVYTMLLIGMGLRSLSVTPSAIPEIKQICRTVSTEKCRELAARVRDMDNAWEIKRLLREHLRQLFPDEA, encoded by the coding sequence ATGCGTGTTCTCCAAGGGATTGCTGTCTCTCCCGGCGTCGCTATCGCAAAAGCGATGGTGGTCGACGACCAGCAACCTCGCGTGACACGTCGATTCATCTCTCGGGCGAACGTCGACGCTGAACTGAAGCGTCTGTCTGGGGCCATGGATCTTGTTGCCGAACAGATCCAGGCCAGCCAGGATGAAGTCGCTGTCGAACTGGGGGACCAGTATGGCGCGATCTTCTCGGCTCACCTGCAAATGGTCCGTGACGAGAAGCTTAACGAGTCGTTGATCGACTCGATTCGCTATCGTCATTACACGGCAGAATACGCCGTTTCGCAGTCATTTGCCCGCTATATCCAGTTCTTTGAACGCGTTCCCAATCCATTTCTGCGGGAACGAGCCGGCGACTTTCGTGATATCGAACAGCGTCTGCTGAACGTTCTGTTCGGGGCGGATGCCAAGAAGAAGTTGGCGGCCAAGCAGCCTTCAATCGTGCTTGCCAACGATCTGACGCCCAGCGAGATGGCAAATCTCGATCGGGTCAACATTCGTGGCATCGTGACGGAAGTGGGCGGACCTGGTAGTCACTCCGCTATCGTTGCCGAAGCCCTCGAGTTGCCAGCTGTGGTTGGTGTCGGGGCGAATCTGCGAGACATCCAGACCGATACAATGCTCATTATCGATGGGCATCAAGGCCGTGTGATTGTCTCGCCAGACGAAGAGACGATCGCGCGCTACGAGAAGGAAGTCGAGCAGCAGCGTCAAACCAAGATCCGACTTCGCGGCCTCCGTGATTTGCCGGCCATCACCACCGATGGCGAGACGATCACGTTGATGGCCAACATCGAATTCCCCCACGAAGCCGACGCGTGTATCGAACGTGGTGCCAGCGGCGTGGGGTTATACCGGACCGAGTTCCTGTATCTCGGTCAAGATTGCGAGCCCACCGAGGAAGACCATTACCAGGTCTACGCCAAGGTAATTCGCGACATGCAGGGCAGCCCGATCGTGATTCGGACGCTCGATCTGGGGGCGGACAAGATCTTCGGCGAAGATCATCCGCCAGAGCAGAATCCCTTCTTGGGCCTGCGAAGCATTCGCCTTTCGCTCCGAAACACCGACCAGTTCCGTCGACAATTGCGGGCCATTTTACGGGCCAGCGTGTTGGGGGATGTCTCGGTGATGTTCCCGTTGGTCAGTACGCTGCACGAGTTGCGGCAGGCCAAGATGTTGCTTTCCGATCTGATGGAAGACCTGGAAGAGCAGTCGATCGCCTTCAACCGAGACCTCAAAGTCGGCATTATGGTTGAAGTCCCATCCAGCGTGGTAATGCTGGACCGATTCGCTCGGGAAATCGATTTCATCAGTATTGGAACCAACGATTTGGTTCAGTATACATTAGCTGTCGATCGCAATAATCCAGACGTGGCCGCACTTTACAATAGTTGCGACCCGGCTGTTTTACGACTTATCCAGATGGCGGTCGACTCGGCCCAAAAAGCAAAGATCGATGTCACGCTTTGCGGCCAGATGGGGGGGAATCCCGTTTACACCATGTTGCTAATTGGCATGGGTTTGCGTAGCTTGAGTGTTACGCCGAGCGCGATTCCAGAGATCAAGCAGATTTGCCGCACCGTTTCCACCGAGAAATGCCGCGAATTGGCCGCTCGCGTGCGAGATATGGACAACGCTTGGGAAATTAAGCGATTGCTACGAGAACACTTACGGCAATTGTTCCCCGACGAGGCCTAG
- a CDS encoding Rne/Rng family ribonuclease codes for MKKEMLINVSQPEECRIAIVEDGILEEFYLERTSQENFVGNIYKGVVVNLEPSIQAAFVDFGVGKNGFLHISDVEPQYFRQGGYDPAAQYDRPEDLAASRFGSDFGDDDEEDGDDDVEDDAPSSGGTKTQQRRGRRQRPGARPRVKPPIQEIFKRGDEVLVQVIKEGIGNKGPTLSTYISIPGRYLVLMPALGRVGVSRKIEDDQVRRRLRSTLLDLDPPKGLGFIVRTAGQDRTKKDLSRDMAYLLRLWRLIVRRIKKTTGPCEIYEESDMIIRTIRDIFAADVDAIYIDRKEQYEAAKEFLQLVMPRFVDRLQRHDTKEALFRKYNLDEEIAKIHQREVPLSRGGSIVIDQTEALVAIDVNSGNFRYDGSSEEAAYQLNLMAAKEIARQLRLRDLGGVIVNDFIDMRREKHRANVERALKDAVKRDRARTKILRTSPFGLVEMTRQRVRPSLKRSIFRDCPCCSGRGVVKSSESMAIEVTRVLIAAAQQPKASLINCRVNEEVAAYLNNKKRREIAQIEDDNSVVVHIIGSESVFPEHVEVECKDAEGRRIYMADPQETARNGRR; via the coding sequence ATGAAAAAAGAGATGCTGATCAACGTCTCGCAGCCGGAAGAATGCCGGATTGCGATCGTTGAAGATGGGATTCTCGAAGAGTTTTATCTCGAGCGCACCAGCCAGGAAAACTTCGTCGGCAACATCTACAAAGGTGTCGTCGTCAATCTCGAGCCCAGCATTCAAGCTGCCTTTGTCGACTTCGGTGTCGGCAAGAATGGCTTTCTGCACATCAGCGACGTCGAGCCCCAGTACTTCCGTCAGGGTGGCTACGATCCAGCTGCCCAGTACGATCGTCCTGAAGACCTCGCCGCGTCGCGCTTCGGCAGCGATTTCGGCGATGACGATGAAGAAGATGGCGACGACGACGTCGAAGACGACGCACCTTCCAGCGGTGGCACCAAGACGCAGCAGCGTCGTGGTCGCCGTCAGCGTCCAGGGGCCCGCCCTCGCGTGAAGCCTCCGATTCAAGAGATCTTCAAGCGTGGCGACGAAGTCCTCGTCCAGGTCATCAAAGAAGGGATCGGCAACAAAGGTCCAACGCTGTCGACCTACATCAGCATCCCAGGTCGTTACCTGGTACTGATGCCAGCACTGGGCCGCGTGGGCGTATCGCGGAAGATCGAAGACGATCAGGTGCGTCGCCGTCTGCGTAGCACGCTGCTCGATCTCGATCCGCCGAAGGGGCTTGGCTTCATCGTCCGCACCGCCGGTCAGGATCGAACCAAGAAGGATCTCTCGCGCGACATGGCTTACCTGCTGCGTCTGTGGCGATTGATCGTCCGACGCATCAAGAAGACCACTGGTCCTTGCGAGATCTACGAAGAAAGCGACATGATCATCCGCACGATTCGCGATATCTTCGCGGCGGATGTCGACGCCATTTACATCGACCGTAAAGAACAATACGAAGCGGCCAAAGAGTTCCTGCAACTGGTCATGCCGCGTTTCGTCGATCGTTTGCAGCGACACGACACCAAGGAAGCGTTGTTCCGCAAATACAACCTCGACGAAGAGATCGCCAAGATCCACCAGCGTGAGGTTCCTTTGTCGCGTGGCGGTTCGATCGTGATCGATCAGACGGAAGCCCTGGTGGCGATCGACGTGAACAGCGGTAACTTCCGTTACGACGGCTCCTCCGAGGAAGCGGCCTATCAGTTGAACCTGATGGCAGCCAAGGAAATCGCTCGGCAGCTGCGTCTGCGTGACTTGGGTGGCGTGATCGTCAACGACTTCATCGACATGCGTCGTGAAAAGCATCGTGCGAACGTCGAGAGAGCCCTGAAGGATGCCGTGAAGCGTGATCGGGCTCGGACCAAGATCTTGCGAACCAGCCCATTTGGCCTGGTCGAAATGACGCGTCAGCGTGTCCGACCAAGCCTCAAGCGAAGCATCTTCCGCGACTGCCCATGCTGCAGTGGCCGCGGGGTGGTGAAGTCATCGGAAAGCATGGCCATCGAGGTGACGCGTGTTCTGATTGCCGCAGCTCAGCAGCCAAAGGCTTCGCTGATCAACTGCCGCGTCAACGAAGAAGTGGCAGCCTATCTGAACAACAAGAAGCGTCGCGAAATCGCCCAGATTGAAGACGACAACAGCGTGGTGGTCCACATCATCGGCAGCGAATCGGTCTTCCCCGAGCATGTCGAAGTGGAATGCAAAGATGCCGAAGGACGCCGCATCTACATGGCCGACCCTCAGGAAACGGCCCGTAACGGCCGTCGGTAA